From Psychrobacillus sp. FSL K6-2836, a single genomic window includes:
- a CDS encoding ABC transporter ATP-binding protein — MIQVNQVNHTFLIGKKGKEKKVPVLKGLSFEVEKGEIVAIVGKSGSGKSTLLHTIAGFMSPEQGSITVNGQETANLNETERAAFRLNNFGFIFQNFQLMPGLTAFENVELPLKLKGISPKERKASVGQMMDKVGLTEVGDHYPNELSGGQQQRVSIARALITNPPILFADEPTGSLDSETEQDILLLIQKLNQTLGVTFVMITHDEEVASIAHRTFKMRDGELVKGDTKHVI, encoded by the coding sequence ATGATACAAGTAAATCAAGTGAATCATACATTTCTAATAGGAAAAAAAGGAAAAGAGAAAAAAGTGCCGGTTTTAAAAGGTTTATCATTCGAAGTGGAAAAGGGAGAAATCGTGGCTATTGTAGGGAAAAGTGGCTCTGGCAAGTCGACTTTGCTACACACAATAGCGGGATTTATGAGTCCCGAACAAGGTTCAATTACAGTGAATGGGCAAGAAACAGCTAATTTAAATGAAACGGAAAGAGCGGCGTTTCGCTTAAACAATTTCGGCTTCATCTTTCAAAACTTTCAACTGATGCCTGGATTAACCGCTTTTGAAAATGTAGAGCTACCTTTGAAGCTAAAGGGTATATCCCCGAAGGAAAGAAAAGCAAGTGTCGGGCAAATGATGGACAAGGTAGGGCTAACAGAGGTTGGAGACCATTATCCAAATGAATTATCTGGAGGACAGCAGCAACGTGTAAGTATTGCACGTGCCCTAATTACTAACCCACCTATACTGTTTGCAGATGAGCCAACTGGAAGTCTAGATTCCGAAACCGAGCAGGATATTTTATTGTTAATACAAAAATTAAATCAAACACTAGGCGTAACATTTGTGATGATCACGCACGACGAGGAAGTAGCAAGCATTGCACATAGAACATTTAAAATGCGTGACGGGGAATTAGTGAAAGGAGACACTAAACATGTTATTTAA
- a CDS encoding inorganic phosphate transporter, translating to METIFILTILVVVFALAFDFINGFHDTANAIATSVSTRALKPRVAVLMAAIMNFVGALTFTGVAKTITKDIVDPFALQNGSLIILAALLSAIIWNLVTWYFGIPSSSSHTLIGSIAGAAVSSAGFAILNWEGFIKIIQALLISPFLALAVGFLMMSLFKVIFKNGSLYGTNKRFRIFQIGTAALQSFTHGTNDAQKAMGIITMALIAAEWQTNDDIQLWVRIAAATAMGLGTSIGGYKIIKTVGGKIMKIRPINGAAADLSSAMIIFGATTIHLPVSTTHVISSAIMGVGSAQRVKGVKWGVAKKIVLTWIITLPISAVMAGIIFQVLNLFF from the coding sequence ATGGAAACAATATTTATATTAACCATTCTAGTAGTAGTCTTTGCTCTTGCATTTGACTTTATCAATGGATTTCATGATACAGCAAACGCCATTGCCACATCCGTATCAACAAGAGCTCTAAAGCCTAGAGTGGCTGTACTAATGGCAGCAATAATGAACTTTGTTGGTGCTTTAACATTTACTGGAGTAGCTAAAACGATTACAAAAGATATTGTGGATCCTTTTGCCTTGCAAAATGGTTCGCTTATTATTTTAGCGGCATTACTCTCAGCGATTATCTGGAATCTAGTTACATGGTATTTCGGGATTCCTTCCAGTTCTTCTCATACGTTAATCGGCTCTATCGCCGGAGCGGCAGTTTCATCTGCTGGCTTTGCAATTTTGAACTGGGAAGGTTTCATCAAAATCATTCAAGCGTTACTCATTTCACCATTTTTAGCCCTTGCTGTCGGCTTTTTAATGATGTCATTATTTAAAGTTATTTTTAAAAACGGGAGTTTATATGGGACAAACAAGAGGTTCCGTATATTCCAAATTGGTACGGCTGCCCTTCAATCCTTTACGCATGGTACGAACGATGCGCAAAAAGCGATGGGTATTATTACAATGGCTTTAATCGCAGCCGAATGGCAAACAAATGACGATATTCAATTATGGGTTCGTATTGCTGCAGCTACTGCAATGGGCCTTGGTACTTCTATTGGTGGGTATAAAATTATTAAAACTGTTGGTGGTAAAATTATGAAAATACGTCCTATTAACGGGGCAGCTGCTGACTTGTCTTCTGCAATGATTATTTTCGGTGCTACCACTATTCATTTACCAGTTTCCACTACACATGTTATTTCTTCCGCTATTATGGGGGTTGGATCAGCACAACGTGTGAAGGGTGTAAAATGGGGAGTTGCTAAAAAAATTGTCTTAACGTGGATTATCACTTTACCTATTTCAGCTGTTATGGCGGGTATTATATTCCAAGTATTAAATTTATTCTTCTAA
- the fumC gene encoding class II fumarate hydratase — translation MSYRIEHDSMGEIKVPEDSLWGAQTQRSKQNFKIGIEKMPIGVVHGLALLKKSAAIVSHSLGNLSEAKKDAIAEAADEILAGKLDAHFPLVVWQTGSGTQSNMNVNEVIAHRGNQILEEKGSEERLHPNDDVNKSQSSNDTFPTALHIAGVLAVENQLLPAIGVLKETLGKKSEQFMDIVKIGRTHLQDATPLSLGQEFSGWHRMLEKSAKMISQSVEDMKELAIGGTAVGTGLNAPKGFGDQVAAEISKALGIEFTSAKNKFHSLTSYDDVVYVHGAVKALAADLMKIANDVRLLASGPRSGIGEISIPENEPGSSIMPGKVNPTQSEAMTMVVAQVMGNDTTISFAASQGNYQLNVFKPVIIHNFLQSVGLLSDAILSFNNNCAVGIEPNLDTIKHHVDNSLMLVTALNPYIGYENAAKIAKHAHKNGTTLKEAAIELDLLTADKFDEIVRPENMI, via the coding sequence ATGTCTTATCGTATTGAGCATGACTCTATGGGGGAAATTAAAGTTCCAGAAGATAGTCTTTGGGGAGCACAAACGCAAAGATCCAAACAAAACTTTAAAATTGGTATAGAAAAGATGCCAATTGGGGTAGTTCATGGTTTGGCCCTTTTAAAAAAATCTGCAGCAATCGTTAGTCATTCGCTAGGAAACCTATCAGAAGCAAAAAAAGATGCTATCGCAGAAGCAGCAGATGAAATACTAGCTGGGAAACTAGATGCGCATTTTCCGTTAGTTGTTTGGCAAACAGGTAGTGGTACACAATCTAATATGAATGTAAATGAAGTTATCGCTCATAGAGGAAACCAAATACTTGAGGAAAAGGGGAGCGAAGAACGTCTTCATCCTAACGATGATGTGAACAAATCACAAAGCTCTAACGACACCTTCCCAACAGCGCTTCATATCGCAGGAGTACTTGCAGTAGAGAACCAGCTACTACCAGCAATTGGTGTATTGAAGGAAACGCTGGGCAAAAAATCCGAACAATTTATGGACATTGTCAAAATCGGTCGTACACATTTACAGGATGCAACACCTCTTTCACTTGGACAAGAGTTTAGTGGATGGCATAGAATGTTAGAAAAATCAGCGAAAATGATTTCACAAAGTGTAGAAGATATGAAGGAGCTTGCAATCGGTGGAACAGCTGTTGGTACAGGATTAAATGCGCCAAAAGGCTTTGGTGACCAAGTGGCGGCTGAAATTTCTAAAGCTCTAGGAATCGAATTTACATCAGCCAAAAACAAGTTCCATTCTTTAACAAGCTATGATGATGTTGTTTACGTCCACGGGGCAGTAAAGGCATTAGCAGCTGACTTGATGAAAATTGCGAATGATGTTCGCTTACTAGCAAGTGGTCCTCGCTCGGGAATTGGTGAAATCTCAATACCGGAAAATGAACCAGGAAGCTCCATTATGCCAGGTAAAGTAAACCCAACCCAAAGTGAAGCAATGACAATGGTTGTTGCACAAGTAATGGGTAATGACACAACCATCAGCTTTGCAGCAAGCCAAGGGAATTATCAATTGAATGTATTTAAACCAGTTATCATTCACAATTTCTTACAATCAGTTGGGTTATTAAGTGATGCCATTCTAAGCTTCAATAATAATTGTGCAGTTGGAATTGAACCTAACCTAGATACGATTAAGCATCACGTAGATAACTCACTAATGTTAGTAACTGCGTTGAATCCATATATTGGATATGAAAATGCAGCTAAAATCGCAAAACATGCCCATAAAAACGGAACAACATTAAAAGAGGCGGCAATCGAATTAGATCTTCTGACTGCTGATAAATTCGATGAAATTGTCCGACCTGAAAATATGATTTAA
- a CDS encoding DUF47 domain-containing protein: protein MISSKKPDPFFVSLLKIAENVRDSAHYADDFRINTVADLKEISVHLKNYETAGDTLIHELIVMLNKSFMTPIEREDILELAIRMDDILDGIDNFTAHLEMFSLIEIDESMRTFLGYIVKSTDEIVKAMELLATKKLLKMHEHSILIKDYERKCDEVLRSSIKQLFLNEKDPIRIIQFKDIYEQLEEIADYCQNVANTLETIIMRNA, encoded by the coding sequence ATGATTAGTTCAAAAAAACCAGATCCATTTTTCGTATCTCTATTAAAAATTGCAGAAAACGTACGTGATAGCGCTCATTATGCAGATGATTTTCGTATTAATACGGTTGCAGATTTAAAAGAAATCAGCGTTCACTTAAAAAATTACGAAACAGCGGGAGATACTTTAATACATGAATTGATCGTTATGTTAAATAAATCCTTTATGACACCAATTGAACGTGAAGATATTCTTGAACTTGCGATTCGTATGGATGACATTTTGGATGGTATTGATAATTTCACAGCTCACTTGGAAATGTTTTCATTGATTGAAATTGATGAATCTATGCGCACATTCTTAGGTTATATTGTGAAAAGCACGGATGAAATCGTTAAAGCGATGGAACTCTTAGCTACTAAAAAACTTCTGAAAATGCATGAACATTCTATACTTATAAAAGATTATGAAAGAAAATGTGATGAGGTGCTTCGCTCATCGATTAAACAATTATTCTTGAACGAAAAAGATCCTATACGCATTATTCAATTCAAAGATATATATGAACAACTAGAAGAAATCGCTGATTATTGCCAAAACGTAGCTAATACGTTGGAAACAATTATTATGCGAAATGCGTAG
- a CDS encoding PCYCGC motif-containing (lipo)protein: MKKILFILLSCILVLSACGKENEQENHEEHEGHVGHLENGDLQETTASTDVLPAFLETQSEDMKLVYQAAAKANDVLKWMPCYCGCGDSAGHESNFNCFVHEIKENGEVVWDDHGTRCAACLETAITSIQMIQEGKSLVEIRNTIDETYKEGYAAPTKTPMPS; this comes from the coding sequence ATGAAAAAAATATTATTTATTCTATTAAGCTGTATATTAGTGCTATCGGCATGTGGTAAGGAAAATGAGCAAGAAAATCATGAAGAGCACGAGGGTCACGTAGGTCATTTAGAAAATGGCGATTTGCAAGAAACTACAGCATCAACAGATGTTTTGCCAGCTTTCTTAGAAACACAGTCCGAGGACATGAAGCTTGTCTATCAAGCCGCTGCAAAGGCAAATGATGTGCTAAAGTGGATGCCTTGCTATTGTGGCTGCGGAGATAGTGCAGGTCACGAAAGTAATTTCAACTGCTTCGTTCATGAAATAAAAGAAAATGGGGAAGTCGTTTGGGATGATCATGGAACTCGTTGTGCAGCCTGCCTAGAAACGGCTATCACATCCATCCAGATGATCCAAGAAGGAAAGTCACTAGTAGAAATTCGTAATACAATCGATGAAACATATAAGGAAGGGTATGCGGCACCAACCAAAACACCAATGCCTTCATAA
- a CDS encoding flotillin family protein, which translates to MQMEMLIVIGIVVFVIVAMLAVFITKYRTVGPDEALIVTGSYLGSKNVHTDDSGNRIKIIRGGGTFIFPVFQQAEPLSLLSSKLEVTTPEVYTEQGVPVMADGTAIFKIGGSISEIATAAEQFLGKSKADRENEAKEVLEGHLRSILGSMTVEEIYKNRDKFSQEVQRVASQDLAKMGLIIVSFTIKDVRDKNGYLDSLGKPRIAQVKRDADIATAEAEKETRIKRAEASKDAQRAEIERATEIAEAEKDNQLKVAEYRREQDIAKARADQAYELETARSKQEVTEQEMQIQIIERQKQIELEEKEILRREKQYDSEVKKKADADRYAIEQNAEASKSREIAEADAEKYRIEAKAKADAEKVRLDGQAKADSQRAQGESEADVIRLKGLAEAEAKRKIAEAFEMYGQAAVLDMIVHMLPEYAKQIASPLSNIDKITVVDTGGGEGGGANKVTSYATNLMSTLQETLKASSGIDVKEMLESYAGKGNVRPSIERLTEEIKSINETP; encoded by the coding sequence ATGCAAATGGAAATGTTGATAGTTATTGGGATAGTAGTGTTTGTTATAGTTGCAATGTTAGCTGTTTTTATTACAAAATATCGTACGGTAGGACCAGATGAGGCGCTAATTGTAACAGGGAGCTATTTAGGATCTAAGAATGTCCATACAGACGATTCTGGTAATCGCATTAAAATTATTCGTGGTGGAGGTACATTTATATTTCCAGTGTTCCAACAAGCTGAACCGCTAAGCTTACTTTCTAGTAAATTAGAAGTTACTACACCAGAAGTATATACTGAGCAAGGTGTTCCTGTAATGGCGGATGGAACGGCAATTTTTAAAATTGGTGGTTCTATTTCGGAAATCGCTACTGCTGCGGAACAGTTTTTAGGTAAATCAAAGGCAGACCGTGAAAACGAAGCGAAGGAAGTATTGGAAGGTCATCTACGTTCTATCTTAGGCTCCATGACCGTAGAGGAAATTTACAAAAATCGAGATAAATTTTCGCAGGAAGTACAACGTGTAGCCTCCCAGGATTTAGCGAAAATGGGGTTAATCATTGTATCTTTTACAATTAAAGATGTACGTGATAAAAACGGATATTTGGACTCCCTAGGAAAGCCGAGAATTGCGCAAGTTAAGCGTGACGCGGATATCGCAACAGCGGAGGCAGAAAAAGAAACACGTATTAAACGTGCAGAAGCCTCTAAGGATGCGCAGAGAGCTGAAATCGAAAGAGCAACAGAAATTGCTGAAGCGGAAAAAGACAACCAACTGAAGGTTGCGGAATATCGCCGTGAGCAAGACATTGCTAAAGCTCGTGCTGACCAAGCATATGAACTTGAAACTGCACGGTCAAAGCAAGAAGTAACCGAGCAAGAAATGCAAATTCAAATTATTGAACGTCAAAAGCAAATAGAGCTAGAAGAAAAAGAAATTCTAAGAAGAGAGAAGCAATATGACTCTGAAGTGAAGAAAAAAGCCGATGCAGATCGTTATGCTATTGAACAAAATGCAGAAGCTTCTAAGTCACGTGAGATAGCAGAGGCAGATGCAGAGAAGTATCGAATTGAAGCAAAAGCAAAAGCGGATGCAGAGAAGGTTCGTTTAGATGGTCAAGCAAAAGCGGATTCACAACGAGCACAAGGGGAGTCAGAGGCCGATGTTATTCGACTTAAAGGACTTGCAGAGGCAGAAGCAAAACGTAAGATAGCTGAGGCTTTTGAAATGTACGGTCAAGCGGCTGTTCTCGATATGATTGTTCATATGCTTCCTGAATACGCTAAGCAAATTGCTAGTCCACTTTCAAATATCGACAAAATTACGGTTGTCGACACTGGTGGCGGAGAGGGTGGAGGGGCCAACAAAGTCACCTCTTATGCAACGAACTTGATGTCTACTCTTCAAGAAACGCTAAAGGCCTCCTCTGGAATCGATGTAAAGGAAATGCTAGAAAGCTATGCGGGGAAAGGAAATGTTCGTCCAAGTATAGAACGGTTAACGGAAGAAATAAAAAGTATAAATGAAACTCCATAA
- a CDS encoding HD-GYP domain-containing protein produces MLTVEQIKDIRMKAYLPRVFTDQSVTTFLGSAENISYSLYTLFPNTTTWFYYNSNNSADFVERYTILNGVLEIELDGQKSTLHRGDVIDLNECGGIITCNTESHVEILFEMTSSRFDKSFSEREIIQRDAKRIQEVDGYTYHHCSRICDYSIELWKRMKPKGQGVAILTVGSYFHDIGKLAIPIEILNKTGKLTEDEWKVIKMHTTLGAEMMRNHEIERMRKAAFIVEEHHERYDGKGYPYGLIGNEISIEASIVSVVDAFDAMTTNRVYRKAMTTEEAIQEMKDGRGTQFHPEVVDEFLAMLEEKQNKWI; encoded by the coding sequence ATGCTAACAGTTGAACAGATAAAGGATATACGGATGAAAGCATATCTTCCAAGAGTATTTACAGATCAATCGGTTACTACATTTCTTGGAAGTGCAGAAAATATTTCTTACTCTTTATACACATTGTTTCCTAATACAACTACTTGGTTCTATTATAACTCAAATAATTCTGCTGATTTTGTGGAGCGTTATACAATTTTAAATGGTGTTTTAGAAATAGAGCTGGATGGTCAAAAGTCGACACTGCATAGAGGTGATGTAATTGATTTAAATGAGTGCGGCGGGATTATCACTTGTAATACAGAATCACATGTGGAGATATTATTTGAAATGACTTCCTCGAGATTTGATAAAAGCTTTTCAGAGCGTGAGATAATTCAACGAGATGCTAAGCGAATTCAAGAAGTGGACGGGTATACTTATCATCATTGCTCACGAATCTGTGATTATTCTATTGAACTATGGAAAAGAATGAAACCAAAAGGACAAGGGGTTGCTATTCTAACGGTGGGTTCCTATTTTCACGATATTGGTAAGCTAGCAATCCCTATAGAAATATTGAACAAAACGGGTAAACTAACAGAAGATGAATGGAAAGTCATTAAAATGCATACAACTTTAGGGGCAGAGATGATGCGCAATCATGAAATAGAGCGAATGCGTAAAGCCGCTTTTATTGTAGAAGAACATCATGAAAGGTATGATGGAAAGGGATATCCATATGGTTTAATAGGGAATGAAATTTCCATAGAAGCTTCTATCGTTTCGGTGGTGGATGCATTCGATGCAATGACCACGAATCGGGTATACCGTAAGGCAATGACGACTGAGGAGGCCATTCAAGAGATGAAAGATGGAAGAGGCACTCAATTTCACCCTGAGGTAGTGGATGAATTTTTGGCAATGCTTGAAGAAAAACAAAATAAATGGATTTAA
- a CDS encoding DUF3298 and DUF4163 domain-containing protein — MSKLNDSKKQYNDIEIPTELKQVVSKSVQTVKREQSKKKPSFKKFGIGVVAAAAIFVASVNMNPALAQSLSVVPILGSIVQVVSIQEITIEEDTYNADLKTPNVTGLTNKELENSLNEKYIAENKELYEGFQKEMEALKEAGGGHLGVASTYEVVTDTDEILSISRYAVNIVGSSSTTMRIDTIDKKNEVLITLPSLFKDDKGYIETISTYIKGEMKKEMAADEMNMYWIAGEEDSFDGFDTIRPDQTFSITSDHKLTISFDKYEVAPGSMGVITFEIPTDVIKEELISDYYIK; from the coding sequence ATGAGTAAATTAAATGATTCTAAAAAACAATATAATGATATTGAAATACCAACAGAGCTAAAGCAAGTAGTAAGTAAATCCGTTCAAACTGTAAAAAGAGAACAATCGAAGAAAAAACCGTCTTTCAAAAAGTTTGGAATTGGAGTTGTTGCAGCTGCAGCAATCTTTGTAGCAAGCGTTAATATGAACCCTGCCCTTGCCCAATCACTTTCCGTAGTGCCTATTCTTGGATCCATCGTTCAAGTCGTTTCGATACAAGAAATAACTATAGAAGAGGACACATATAACGCGGACTTGAAAACACCAAATGTAACTGGACTAACTAATAAAGAATTAGAAAATAGTCTAAATGAAAAATATATTGCAGAAAACAAAGAACTTTATGAAGGCTTCCAAAAAGAGATGGAGGCTTTGAAGGAAGCGGGCGGTGGTCATCTTGGTGTCGCATCTACGTATGAAGTAGTGACGGATACAGATGAGATTCTATCGATTAGCCGCTACGCAGTGAATATAGTAGGTTCTTCATCTACAACGATGAGGATAGATACGATTGATAAAAAAAATGAAGTCCTTATCACATTACCTAGTCTATTTAAAGACGACAAAGGATACATCGAGACAATCTCCACGTATATTAAGGGTGAAATGAAAAAAGAAATGGCTGCAGATGAAATGAACATGTACTGGATTGCCGGTGAAGAAGATAGTTTTGATGGTTTTGATACCATTCGACCAGACCAAACATTCTCTATTACTTCAGATCATAAGCTAACCATTTCCTTCGATAAATATGAAGTGGCGCCAGGTAGTATGGGCGTTATTACATTTGAAATACCAACGGATGTTATAAAGGAAGAGTTAATTAGTGATTATTATATTAAGTGA
- a CDS encoding sigma-70 family RNA polymerase sigma factor yields MTKSEKFQQVENYIVENQHAHYRLAYSYVKNKESALDIIQDSIMKALRSIDSLEQTQYLKTWFYRILINTSIDFIHKNKRMVVVEDEVLDFHLPSQEMDVPDIDLYEAIDHLTPEQKTLIILRFFEDMKIEDIAKMLGVNQNTIKTRLYAALRKLRTNMEEKVKV; encoded by the coding sequence ATGACAAAATCAGAAAAGTTTCAGCAAGTGGAAAATTATATAGTTGAAAACCAACATGCCCATTATCGGCTGGCCTATAGCTATGTAAAAAATAAGGAATCTGCCTTGGATATTATCCAAGACAGTATTATGAAAGCTTTAAGATCGATTGATTCTCTTGAGCAAACTCAATATTTGAAAACGTGGTTTTATCGTATATTAATAAATACTTCCATAGATTTTATTCATAAAAACAAACGAATGGTTGTAGTGGAGGATGAAGTTTTAGACTTTCATTTACCATCCCAGGAAATGGATGTACCAGATATCGACCTGTACGAGGCAATCGATCATTTAACACCGGAACAGAAAACTCTAATTATCCTTCGTTTTTTTGAGGATATGAAAATAGAGGATATTGCGAAGATGCTTGGTGTAAACCAAAACACAATCAAAACAAGATTATATGCTGCTTTAAGGAAATTACGCACCAATATGGAAGAGAAGGTGAAAGTATGA
- a CDS encoding ABC transporter ATP-binding protein: MTLNVSVNNLGLTYGSYSALKDVSFMLNEPKVYGLLGRNGAGKTSLLSILASFREQTSGTVTIGGEAPFENAEIMQHVSFIFNKDYKEESDNVKETLEYVARYRSQFDAKYADYLVQKFKLPLKKPIKEFSKGMQSALNVTIGLASRSPITIFDEAYLGMDAPTRDIFYRELLEDQSNHPRIIILSTHLVSEMDYLFDEVIILHKGSIVLQEDFESLITKGSSITGATEIVDEFVRPMKQLNTQQLGNTKSVMVYGELNDRDRKAAQQKGLEVGPISLQDLFIHLTEGDD, encoded by the coding sequence ATGACTTTAAATGTTTCAGTAAACAATTTAGGCTTAACCTATGGTTCCTACTCCGCATTAAAGGATGTTTCGTTCATGCTAAATGAGCCAAAAGTTTACGGGCTATTAGGTAGAAATGGTGCTGGAAAAACATCTCTACTTTCTATCTTGGCTTCATTCCGCGAGCAAACAAGTGGAACTGTCACAATAGGTGGCGAAGCCCCATTCGAAAATGCGGAAATAATGCAACATGTATCTTTCATCTTCAATAAAGACTATAAAGAGGAATCAGATAATGTAAAAGAAACACTAGAGTATGTAGCGCGATACCGTTCACAGTTTGATGCAAAGTACGCTGACTATTTAGTGCAAAAGTTCAAACTCCCGTTAAAAAAACCAATAAAAGAATTCTCAAAGGGTATGCAGTCTGCGCTAAACGTAACGATTGGCCTAGCAAGCAGGTCCCCGATTACGATATTTGATGAGGCCTACCTTGGGATGGATGCCCCAACTAGAGATATATTTTACCGTGAATTGTTAGAGGACCAATCAAACCACCCGCGCATCATTATATTATCTACACATCTTGTATCCGAAATGGATTACTTGTTTGATGAAGTAATCATTTTGCATAAAGGAAGTATTGTATTGCAAGAGGATTTTGAGTCACTAATAACAAAAGGGTCCTCCATTACAGGTGCGACCGAGATTGTAGATGAATTTGTACGCCCGATGAAACAGTTAAATACTCAACAATTGGGGAATACGAAGTCCGTTATGGTATATGGAGAACTGAATGATCGTGACCGAAAAGCGGCTCAGCAAAAGGGACTTGAGGTTGGTCCAATTTCACTTCAAGATCTGTTTATACATTTGACAGAGGGGGATGACTAA
- a CDS encoding GntR family transcriptional regulator, which produces MSTIFDHDKPIYLQIREKIEDQIVNDQLKEGEQAPSTNQLVSFYKINHATVSKGVNQLVEEGILFKKRGIGMFVAEGAKGMLVQKRKDAFVDDYIVGLVREAEKLGITENEIVELLSKVKRSDSQ; this is translated from the coding sequence GTGAGCACAATTTTCGACCATGACAAACCGATCTATTTGCAAATACGAGAAAAAATCGAAGATCAAATTGTAAACGATCAATTAAAAGAGGGGGAGCAGGCACCTTCTACGAATCAATTGGTTAGCTTTTACAAGATTAATCATGCAACCGTATCAAAAGGGGTCAATCAATTAGTAGAAGAAGGAATATTATTTAAAAAAAGAGGGATAGGGATGTTCGTAGCAGAAGGAGCTAAAGGGATGCTAGTCCAAAAACGGAAAGACGCATTCGTAGATGATTATATCGTGGGTCTAGTGAGAGAAGCCGAGAAATTAGGTATAACCGAAAACGAAATCGTCGAGCTATTAAGCAAAGTGAAAAGGAGTGATTCTCAATGA
- a CDS encoding pentapeptide repeat-containing protein has protein sequence MKVAAPKISKSLQELDVQKALLEDYYVSDGLVTELELDEEQEDKIVFDQIYFRDISMEGVRFQQVEFVDCIFEKCDLSNVDFGNAVFHRVEILSSKLVGANISQSRMTEVKIVDSVANYVSMSFSKLKKVSFSKIAFNRADFIEATFDKVNFEGCELNEANFTDTALSGVDLSSNTYEQLSVSLDKMQGCTVSTEQAIGFAKSLGLKIKE, from the coding sequence TTGAAGGTAGCAGCACCAAAAATATCAAAATCATTGCAAGAGCTTGATGTGCAAAAAGCACTTTTAGAAGATTATTATGTATCAGATGGACTAGTTACTGAGCTGGAGTTAGATGAGGAGCAAGAGGATAAAATTGTTTTTGATCAAATTTATTTTCGGGATATCTCTATGGAAGGTGTCCGTTTTCAGCAAGTAGAGTTTGTTGACTGTATTTTTGAAAAATGTGACCTATCCAATGTCGATTTTGGGAACGCGGTATTCCATCGAGTAGAAATCCTGAGCTCGAAGCTAGTAGGAGCCAATATATCCCAAAGTAGAATGACCGAAGTGAAGATAGTAGATTCGGTTGCAAACTATGTGAGTATGAGTTTTTCTAAATTGAAAAAAGTATCCTTCTCTAAAATTGCATTCAACCGTGCGGATTTTATAGAGGCTACATTTGATAAGGTGAATTTTGAAGGCTGTGAATTAAATGAAGCGAATTTTACAGATACTGCTTTATCTGGAGTCGATTTAAGTTCGAATACGTATGAACAACTATCCGTATCATTAGATAAAATGCAAGGTTGTACGGTCTCCACGGAACAAGCAATCGGCTTTGCAAAATCACTGGGTTTAAAGATCAAAGAATAA